A DNA window from Sporomusaceae bacterium FL31 contains the following coding sequences:
- the coaBC gene encoding phosphopantothenoylcysteine decarboxylase has translation MLKGKNVVMGVAGGIAAYKSVEIVSRLRKLGCSVHVIMTAAATNFVTPLTFREISGNPVVIDMWEEPKKWNVEHIALATKADLFLIVPATANIIGKVANGIADDMLSTTVMATKAPVVFAPAMNTNMFLNPIVQKNISELIGLGYHFIEPDTGMLACGVEGPGRLPEPAVIVEKVLNTLISKQDYAGKKIVITAGGTIEPLDPVRFIGNRSSGKMGYALAKNAAARGAKVVLVSGPTSLLSPEGVAVIRIETAAEMRQAVLQEFGDADIVIKAAAVADYRPEMVATHKIKKAGETLTIVLEKNPDILLELGQLKKPNQILVGFAAETQDLIENALAKIKKKNLDMIIANNVTLPGAGFNTDTNIVKIIDKEGTVEDLPQMSKNELSRIILDKILE, from the coding sequence ATGTTAAAAGGAAAGAATGTCGTCATGGGCGTGGCGGGTGGAATAGCTGCCTACAAATCTGTAGAAATAGTAAGTCGCTTGCGTAAGTTGGGATGTTCCGTACATGTTATAATGACTGCGGCTGCAACTAATTTTGTTACGCCGCTTACTTTCCGTGAGATTAGTGGTAATCCTGTAGTAATCGACATGTGGGAAGAGCCTAAAAAATGGAATGTTGAGCATATTGCGCTAGCTACAAAAGCTGATCTTTTTTTAATAGTACCTGCGACTGCTAATATAATCGGTAAAGTGGCCAATGGAATAGCAGATGATATGTTATCAACCACTGTGATGGCAACAAAAGCCCCGGTAGTATTTGCGCCTGCTATGAACACTAATATGTTTTTAAATCCAATTGTTCAAAAGAACATAAGTGAATTAATAGGGCTTGGTTACCATTTTATTGAGCCTGATACTGGGATGTTGGCATGTGGTGTTGAAGGGCCTGGGCGATTGCCGGAGCCGGCAGTTATCGTAGAAAAGGTGCTTAATACTTTGATCTCAAAACAAGATTATGCGGGGAAAAAAATAGTTATAACAGCAGGCGGCACAATTGAGCCGCTTGACCCTGTTCGCTTTATTGGCAATCGATCCAGTGGGAAAATGGGATATGCATTAGCAAAAAATGCAGCCGCGCGTGGGGCAAAAGTTGTTTTGGTTTCGGGACCAACCAGTTTGCTATCCCCAGAGGGAGTTGCTGTAATCAGAATAGAAACAGCAGCTGAAATGCGTCAAGCTGTATTGCAGGAGTTTGGCGATGCGGACATTGTTATAAAGGCAGCTGCCGTTGCGGATTATCGACCAGAAATGGTGGCAACACATAAAATAAAAAAAGCTGGGGAAACATTAACGATAGTATTAGAAAAGAATCCGGATATTCTGCTAGAACTTGGCCAACTCAAAAAACCAAATCAGATTCTGGTTGGTTTTGCTGCTGAAACTCAGGATCTCATTGAGAATGCTTTAGCAAAAATAAAGAAAAAAAACCTGGATATGATTATCGCTAATAATGTAACGCTGCCAGGTGCAGGATTTAATACAGATACTAATATTGTAAAAATTATTGATAAAGAGGGTACAGTGGAAGATTTGCCTCAAATGTCAAAAAATGAACTTTCTAGAATTATTTTAGATAAAATTCTTGAATAG
- the rpoZ_2 gene encoding DNA-directed RNA polymerase subunit omega codes for MIHPSLDALVNKVDSKYTLVVLAAKRARELMSGENSTVDSKSNKQVTVALEEVAQGKIAYERTKTGIK; via the coding sequence ATGATACATCCTTCATTGGACGCTCTTGTAAACAAAGTTGACAGTAAATATACGCTTGTAGTTCTAGCTGCTAAGCGGGCTCGCGAACTCATGAGCGGTGAGAATTCAACAGTTGATAGTAAGTCAAATAAGCAAGTGACGGTTGCTCTGGAAGAAGTCGCACAAGGAAAAATTGCTTATGAAAGAACGAAGACCGGAATCAAGTAG